One window from the genome of Paenibacillus azoreducens encodes:
- a CDS encoding LCP family protein, whose product MSRSKKKKKWSIYRKITVSLASILGLFILIAGSYAGFLHHKAMSAVHKIAASEYYSPQQREAAETVPEAEPEDVTEDDMKPMTFLLAGTDNRDGSGGTMNTDVMMLVTLNPATKSASLLSIPRDLKITPPGGSSHKANYFYAHNYIQDRATAMTETKKFFSDLFHIPIDYMVLINFDGFRQAIDAVGGVDVNVDMEMHYIDTADGTHIDLNKGFQHLDGQKTLDFVRYRKSNDGSSPSSDFDRNKRQQEVLNQMLDKLTSLNGIGQWGNILDIVGDNVKTDIPEKRLKRWLLNFNKMKPDATNLLTVEGDWKSPFVYWNKEELDQAMEKLYATLDMKPKKYNLGRYMGLYTKSKQK is encoded by the coding sequence ATGTCCCGTTCCAAGAAAAAGAAAAAGTGGTCTATCTACCGTAAAATAACAGTTAGCTTAGCCAGTATTTTAGGACTATTTATATTGATCGCCGGATCCTATGCAGGATTTTTACACCATAAAGCCATGTCAGCCGTACATAAAATTGCAGCTTCCGAATACTATTCCCCGCAGCAGCGAGAAGCGGCTGAAACGGTACCGGAGGCCGAACCTGAAGACGTCACCGAAGACGATATGAAACCGATGACGTTTCTGCTTGCCGGGACCGATAACCGCGATGGCAGCGGCGGAACGATGAATACGGATGTCATGATGCTCGTAACGCTGAACCCCGCAACCAAATCGGCCAGCCTGTTATCCATTCCGCGCGACCTGAAAATTACGCCGCCTGGCGGGTCGAGCCATAAAGCGAATTATTTTTACGCTCACAACTACATTCAAGACAGAGCTACAGCGATGACCGAAACGAAGAAATTTTTCAGCGACCTGTTCCATATTCCAATCGACTATATGGTATTGATCAACTTTGACGGTTTCCGGCAAGCCATAGACGCGGTCGGCGGAGTTGACGTGAACGTAGATATGGAGATGCACTATATCGATACCGCAGACGGCACGCATATCGATCTGAACAAAGGTTTTCAGCATCTTGACGGCCAAAAAACGCTGGATTTTGTCCGGTACCGCAAATCGAATGACGGATCATCCCCTTCGTCGGACTTTGACCGCAACAAGCGGCAGCAGGAGGTCTTGAACCAGATGCTGGACAAACTTACCTCATTGAATGGGATCGGCCAATGGGGTAATATCCTGGATATCGTCGGCGATAACGTCAAAACGGATATTCCCGAAAAAAGATTAAAGCGATGGCTGCTGAACTTCAACAAAATGAAGCCTGACGCAACCAACCTCCTAACTGTGGAAGGAGATTGGAAAAGCCCGTTTGTGTATTGGAACAAGGAAGAATTGGATCAGGCGATGGAAAAGCTATACGCCACGCTTGATATGAAACCAAAGAAATATAACCTGGGAAGATATATGGGGTTATATACGAAATCGAAGCAGAAGTAA